The following coding sequences are from one Streptomyces angustmyceticus window:
- the scpA gene encoding methylmalonyl-CoA mutase: MNDTTQQTGAIPDFSTVELGKPGGADAAGDTGEWAAAVAQSTGKAVDDLTWETPEGIDVKPLYTEADLDGLDFLGTYPGITPYLRGPYPTMYVNQPWTIRQYAGFSTAEESNAFYRRNLAAGQKGLSVAFDLPTHRGYDSDHPRVTGDVGMAGVAIDSIYDMRQLFEGIPLDKMTVSMTMNGAVLPVLALYIVAAEEQGVPPEKLAGTIQNDILKEFMVRNTYIYPPQPSMRIISDIFAYTSQKMPRYNSISISGYHIQEAGATADLELAYTLADGVEYLRAGMAAGMDVDSFAPRLSFFWAIGMNFFMEIAKLRAARLLWARLVQRFEPKNPKSLSLRTHSQTSGWSLTAQDVFNNVTRTCVEAMAATQGHTQSLHTNALDEALALPTDFSARIARNTQLFLQQESGTCRVIDPWGGSAYVEKLTHDLARRAWQHIEEVEAAGGMAKAIDAGIPKLRVEEAAARTQARIDSGRQALIGVNKYRVETDEEIEVLKVDNSSVRAQQIEKLKRLRAERDEDACQAALRALTAAAESGPGEGLEGNLLALAVDAARAMATVGEISDALETVYGRHSGQIRTISGVYRDEAGPSSGVERTRDLVAEFERAEGRRPRILVAKMGQDGHDRGQKVIATAFADLGFDVDVGPLFQTPAEVARQAVEADVHIVGVSSLAAGHLTLVPALKEALAAEDREDITIVVGGVIPPQDVQPLRDMGAAAVFLPGTVIPDAAHDLVRDLASVLGHEL, translated from the coding sequence ATGAACGACACGACACAGCAGACGGGCGCCATCCCGGACTTCAGCACGGTCGAGCTGGGGAAGCCGGGCGGGGCGGACGCCGCGGGCGACACCGGCGAGTGGGCCGCCGCGGTGGCGCAGTCCACCGGCAAGGCCGTCGACGACCTGACGTGGGAGACGCCGGAGGGCATCGACGTCAAGCCGCTGTACACCGAGGCGGACCTCGACGGCCTGGACTTCCTGGGCACCTACCCGGGCATCACGCCGTACCTGCGCGGCCCGTACCCGACGATGTACGTCAACCAGCCCTGGACGATCCGGCAGTACGCCGGCTTCTCCACCGCCGAGGAGTCCAACGCCTTCTACCGCCGCAACCTCGCGGCCGGCCAGAAGGGCCTGTCGGTCGCCTTCGACCTGCCCACCCACCGCGGCTACGACAGCGACCACCCGCGGGTGACCGGCGACGTCGGCATGGCGGGCGTCGCGATCGACTCGATCTACGACATGCGGCAGCTCTTCGAGGGCATCCCGCTGGATAAGATGACGGTGTCGATGACGATGAACGGCGCGGTGCTGCCCGTTCTCGCGCTCTACATCGTGGCCGCCGAGGAGCAGGGCGTACCGCCCGAGAAGCTGGCCGGGACCATCCAGAACGACATCCTCAAGGAGTTCATGGTCCGCAACACCTACATCTACCCGCCGCAGCCCTCGATGCGGATCATCTCCGACATCTTCGCGTACACCTCGCAGAAGATGCCGCGCTACAACTCCATCTCCATCTCCGGCTACCACATCCAGGAGGCGGGCGCGACGGCCGACCTGGAGCTGGCGTACACCCTCGCCGACGGGGTGGAGTACCTGCGCGCGGGCATGGCGGCGGGCATGGACGTGGACTCCTTCGCGCCGCGTCTGTCGTTCTTCTGGGCGATCGGCATGAACTTCTTCATGGAGATCGCCAAGCTGCGGGCGGCCCGGCTGCTGTGGGCGCGTCTGGTCCAGCGCTTCGAGCCGAAGAACCCCAAGTCCCTCTCCCTGCGCACCCATTCGCAGACCTCGGGCTGGTCGCTGACCGCGCAGGACGTGTTCAACAACGTCACCCGCACCTGCGTGGAGGCGATGGCGGCGACGCAGGGCCACACCCAGTCCCTGCACACCAACGCCCTGGACGAGGCGCTGGCGCTGCCCACCGACTTCTCCGCCCGGATCGCCCGCAACACCCAGCTGTTCCTGCAGCAGGAGTCGGGCACCTGCCGGGTCATCGACCCGTGGGGCGGCAGCGCGTACGTCGAGAAGCTCACCCACGACCTGGCGCGGCGGGCCTGGCAGCACATCGAGGAGGTCGAGGCGGCCGGCGGGATGGCCAAGGCCATCGACGCGGGCATCCCCAAGCTGCGCGTCGAGGAGGCCGCGGCCCGTACCCAGGCCCGGATCGACTCGGGGCGGCAGGCGCTGATCGGCGTCAACAAGTACCGGGTGGAGACCGACGAGGAGATCGAGGTCCTCAAGGTCGACAACTCCTCGGTGCGCGCCCAGCAGATCGAGAAGCTGAAGCGGCTGCGCGCCGAGCGCGACGAGGACGCCTGCCAGGCGGCGCTGCGGGCGCTGACCGCGGCGGCCGAGTCCGGCCCCGGCGAGGGGCTGGAGGGCAATCTGCTGGCGCTGGCCGTGGACGCGGCCCGTGCGATGGCGACGGTCGGCGAGATCTCGGACGCCCTGGAGACCGTCTACGGGCGGCACTCCGGCCAGATCCGTACGATCTCCGGTGTGTATCGAGATGAAGCGGGCCCCTCCTCCGGTGTCGAGCGCACCCGGGACCTGGTGGCCGAGTTCGAGCGCGCCGAGGGGCGCCGGCCGCGCATCCTGGTGGCCAAGATGGGCCAGGACGGCCATGACCGCGGCCAGAAGGTGATCGCCACGGCCTTCGCCGACCTGGGCTTCGACGTCGATGTCGGCCCGCTGTTCCAGACCCCGGCCGAGGTCGCCCGCCAGGCCGTGGAGGCGGACGTCCACATCGTCGGGGTGTCCTCGCTGGCGGCCGGCCACCTGACCCTGGTGCCCGCGCTGAAGGAGGCGCTCGCCGCCGAGGACCGCGAGGACATCACGATCGTGGTGGGCGGGGTGATCCCGCCGCAGGACGTGCAGCCGCTGCGCGACATGGGCGCCGCCGCGGTCTTCCTGCCCGGCACGGTCATCCCGGACGCCGCGCACGACCTGGTGCGGGACCTGGCGTCGGTCCTCGGCCACGAACTCTGA
- the meaB gene encoding methylmalonyl Co-A mutase-associated GTPase MeaB, whose amino-acid sequence MPATIDVERYAEGVRAGSRAWIARAVTLVESTRTDHRAAAQRLLVELLPHSGAARRVGISGVPGVGKSTFIDALGSLLTGAGHRVAVLAVDPSSSRTGGSILGDKTRMERLATDPAAFVRPSPTSGTLGGVARATRESIVVMEAAGYDVVLVETVGVGQSETTVAGMVDTFLLLTLARTGDQLQGIKKGVLELADLVSVNKADGPHERDARSAARELSGALRLLQPPDAAWTPPVLTCSAREGTGLKGVWERVEQHRALLESTGALAERRRAQQVDWTWSMVRDRLIDRLQEHPEVRRLGPGVEQAVRDGEITATLAAERLLEAFGLGDGLAAGA is encoded by the coding sequence ATGCCTGCGACGATCGATGTCGAACGGTACGCCGAGGGGGTCCGCGCGGGCTCCCGGGCCTGGATCGCCCGTGCGGTCACCCTGGTCGAGTCCACCCGGACCGACCACCGGGCGGCGGCCCAGCGGCTGCTGGTCGAGCTGCTGCCGCACTCCGGCGCGGCCCGCCGGGTGGGCATCAGCGGGGTGCCGGGTGTCGGCAAGTCGACCTTCATCGACGCGCTCGGCTCGCTGCTGACCGGCGCCGGGCACCGGGTGGCGGTGCTCGCCGTCGACCCGTCCTCCAGCCGTACCGGCGGCTCCATCCTGGGCGACAAGACCCGGATGGAGCGGCTCGCGACGGATCCGGCGGCGTTCGTGCGCCCCTCCCCCACCTCCGGCACGCTGGGCGGGGTGGCGCGGGCCACCCGGGAGTCCATCGTGGTGATGGAGGCCGCGGGCTACGACGTCGTCCTGGTGGAGACGGTCGGCGTCGGCCAGTCCGAGACCACGGTGGCGGGCATGGTCGACACCTTTCTGCTGCTCACCCTGGCGCGCACCGGCGACCAGCTCCAGGGCATCAAGAAGGGTGTGCTGGAGCTGGCGGACCTGGTCTCCGTCAACAAGGCCGACGGCCCGCACGAGCGGGACGCCCGTTCGGCGGCCCGCGAACTGTCCGGCGCGCTGCGGCTGTTGCAGCCCCCGGACGCGGCCTGGACGCCGCCCGTGCTGACCTGCAGCGCCCGCGAGGGCACCGGCCTGAAGGGGGTCTGGGAGCGGGTCGAGCAGCACCGCGCCCTTCTGGAGTCCACCGGCGCACTGGCCGAGCGGCGCCGCGCCCAGCAGGTCGACTGGACCTGGTCGATGGTGCGCGACCGGCTGATCGACCGCCTCCAGGAGCACCCGGAGGTGCGCCGGCTGGGCCCCGGCGTGGAACAGGCGGTGCGCGACGGCGAGATCACCGCGACGCTGGCGGCGGAACGGCTGCTGGAGGCGTTCGGCCTCGGCGACGGCCTGGCGGCCGGGGCGTAG
- a CDS encoding LysR family transcriptional regulator, with protein MDLLSLRYFREVARREHISRAAEELRVAQPSVSRTIARLEAELGVRLFDRQGRAIRLNRHGAAFLTRVERALDELDDARREMADAAGLDDGSLAVAAETLLPLTELLAAFRAAHPGVTLRCLQSTPEVMRAQLRARDVDFCFASQPLSGPGLGAVRLLREEVLLAVPAGHPLAARERVTVAEIADEPFITTRQGNWQRALLERLFTAIGRRPVISCEGDEPGATHFLIAAGLGIGLIPALARPELPHVPLAWLHLDTPDCVRTLDLVRREDSYLSTAARRFRAMAVAHFAAREHPARPGQETGAG; from the coding sequence ATGGATCTGCTGTCACTGCGCTACTTCCGGGAGGTCGCGCGCCGGGAGCACATCAGCCGGGCCGCCGAGGAACTACGGGTGGCCCAGCCGTCGGTGAGCCGGACGATCGCCCGGCTGGAGGCGGAGCTGGGCGTACGGCTCTTCGACCGGCAGGGCCGTGCCATCCGGCTCAACCGCCATGGCGCCGCCTTCCTGACCCGGGTCGAACGGGCGCTGGACGAACTCGACGACGCACGGCGGGAGATGGCCGACGCCGCCGGGCTGGACGACGGCTCCCTCGCCGTCGCCGCCGAGACCCTGCTGCCGCTCACCGAACTGCTCGCCGCCTTCCGCGCCGCCCACCCCGGCGTCACCCTCCGGTGCCTGCAGTCCACCCCCGAGGTGATGCGGGCCCAACTGCGGGCGCGGGACGTCGACTTCTGCTTCGCCTCCCAGCCGCTGTCCGGGCCCGGTCTGGGCGCGGTGCGGCTGCTGCGCGAAGAGGTGCTGCTCGCCGTGCCGGCCGGTCATCCGCTGGCCGCACGGGAGCGGGTCACGGTGGCCGAGATCGCCGATGAGCCCTTCATCACCACCAGGCAGGGGAACTGGCAACGCGCCCTGCTGGAGCGGCTGTTCACCGCGATCGGGCGACGGCCGGTGATCTCCTGCGAGGGCGACGAGCCCGGCGCCACGCACTTCCTGATCGCGGCCGGGCTCGGCATCGGCCTGATCCCCGCCCTCGCCCGCCCCGAACTCCCGCACGTGCCGCTCGCCTGGCTGCACCTCGACACCCCGGACTGCGTACGGACCCTGGACCTGGTCCGGCGCGAGGACAGCTATCTCTCCACGGCCGCCCGGCGGTTCCGCGCCATGGCCGTCGCCCACTTCGCCGCGCGGGAACACCCCGCCCGGCCGGGACAGGAGACGGGGGCCGGATAG
- a CDS encoding ATP-binding protein produces the protein MPAPDGFAACALSGSTRSVPEARRFTRATLAGWQMCAGVADDVALVVSELVSNALRYGAEDSKEAGTSGAPAPFCTAWLALTRQNSSVLCAVSDAGRGAPVVKPADHLAESGRGLHIVDRLSDAWGWTTPDPTGKTVWATVSMRG, from the coding sequence ATGCCCGCCCCTGACGGATTCGCCGCCTGCGCCCTCAGCGGAAGCACCCGCAGCGTGCCGGAGGCCCGCCGGTTCACCCGGGCCACCCTCGCCGGCTGGCAGATGTGCGCCGGCGTGGCCGACGACGTGGCCCTGGTGGTCTCGGAACTCGTCAGCAACGCCCTGCGCTACGGCGCCGAGGACTCCAAGGAGGCCGGGACGTCCGGCGCGCCGGCTCCCTTCTGCACCGCCTGGCTCGCCCTGACCCGCCAGAACTCCTCGGTGCTGTGCGCCGTGTCGGACGCGGGCCGTGGCGCCCCCGTCGTCAAGCCCGCGGACCACCTGGCGGAGTCCGGGCGCGGTCTGCACATCGTCGACCGGCTGAGCGACGCGTGGGGCTGGACGACGCCGGACCCGACCGGGAAGACGGTGTGGGCGACGGTGTCGATGCGCGGCTGA